ggacagtggTTAGGaaaagaatttttcttttaatgagtcaTTAAAAAGTAATCACACAGCCTCCTGAAGATCTGACACTTGCTGGCAAGACCAcagtgtttaaaaataataaaatctgctAGAAACACAACTGAAGTTTGGATTTTTCTTTGGAATTGGGCCCGATCTTACCAGTTAACTTGAGAACTTTTGCTTCCCGTCACAGATGGTGTGGTCAGTGTTTTTTGATTATAAAgcagacttaaaaaaattaaaaaagaaagaaagaaaggaaggaagaaagaaagaaccgaCCAGGGTGACCTTAGCCTATATAAACCATAAGTTATCTTTCACAGCATCTCATTGGAGAGGCAGCCTGGAGGGGTTAAGTAGGTTATCCTCTCATCTAACCAATGCCAGTCACTGTCTGGTTGCTCTGAGTGTCAAGAGCCCAGGCAGAGTGGAGGGCAATGCTGGTGAGGTGCATTTTGAGGCTGGGCTTGCTGtttgtcactctgtctcttgccatCGCCAAGCACAAGCAATCTTCCAATCTTCCATCTTCACCAAAAGCTGTTACCCCAGGGGAACACTGTCCCAAGCGGTGGACTTGCTCTATATCAAGGCAGCCTGGCTCAAAGCAACTGTCCCTGTAAGTACTGGGTTCCATTTAGAATAAGGATCTACACATCTCTGTCCTTCTGGATAACACTGGACTCTCCTTGGTTTTGTTGTAGGAAGATCACATTAAAAACATAAGACTGTTGAAAAAGAAGACACAAAAGGCGTTCATGGTAAGCCAATGGGTCTTTTcctctttgtgtttctacttatTTGGTGTCCTTTCTCTCCCAACCCCCTTGATTTAACATTTTTCTAGATGGTCATTAAGTAATAATCAGGCAGATATTTCAATAGTGTTTGACTAGAGCTATTCCTTTCCTACCTTGTATCATTTATTTCTATCCTATTTGTAGAAAAATTCTTatgccatttatttctgtcctatttgTAGAAAAATTGTAGATTCCAAGAGcaacttttttccttcttcatggAAGATGTTTTTGGTCAACTCTGAGTTTATAAGGAAATGCACTTTGTGGAAGATTTTCACAGTTTCAGGCAGAACTGGAGCCGCTGTGTAAGTAGACACACAAAGTACGTTTGACTCTGGAAATgtgtgtaagaaaaaaaaatagcatgagGAGGCTGGCTTCACaccatggggtgggggagaggtatGTGAGGGACTCTTTTAATTGCTGGTTTATTGTCCAAATGGAGTTCATCACCAGGGAATCAGCATCAAGTAAGCATGCATAATTCATGATATAGAactgttctttatttcttaagCAGTGAAACATCTTGAGGCTATTTAAAATGACAGGGGATCCTCCCCAAATGAAtacttatttttaatcattttctcTTTATATCATTTCTGAGTAATTCATCTACTTAACAAATATTTCTTAAGCACCAATTATGAGGCAACCACTAGTCTCGGttatttttgctttcttccttccccagTTGCTGGAGGTTTTTagatttccttttaaaaacatttttctaacTTTTGTAGTTAGatgaggtgtattgcaccaaaataaagaactctggAACATAATGTTTacatcctggaacataatggcagtggaggacctaggtgggggggggttagggtagcatgtggaaagctgagaaatgttacacaggtaccaatgactgtattttactattaatcccccagtaaagaaaaaaaaattatgagagagacagaaagagagagaga
This portion of the Erinaceus europaeus chromosome 7, mEriEur2.1, whole genome shotgun sequence genome encodes:
- the IL26 gene encoding LOW QUALITY PROTEIN: interleukin-26 (The sequence of the model RefSeq protein was modified relative to this genomic sequence to represent the inferred CDS: deleted 2 bases in 1 codon; substituted 1 base at 1 genomic stop codon), which codes for MLVRCILRLGLLFVTLSLAIAKHKQSSSSIFTKSCYPRGTLSQAVDLLYIKAAWLKATVPEDHIKNIRLLKKKTQKAFMKNCRFQEQLFSFFMEDVFGQLXVYKEMHFVEDFHSFRQNWSRCISCALSVKQTKTITRIKRKFYGIGHKGVYKAISELDILLAWIKKFLESVK